The region TAATAGGGGCAAGAGGTgttataaatacatatatatgaaATCGTTCGAAACCCAGTGAACTTTTTGGATTCATAATAAAGATAAGATCTATATAGGAAATGATcatgaaatattattatccTATCTTAGTTTCACAAcagtataatttaaatatattaaacaaacataTAAAATCCAATGTTTTGTTTATAGTAATTATTATAGTATATAATGTTATATAACCTATgtgtgaataaaaatattaaaaagtgcGGTATTGATAAAGGTATATTTTGGTTAGGATCACTTAAACATATACAACTCTCGACTTCGATTTTTTTCAACGTTATGGGTTGAAATAGATTGTAATGGTATAAAAAACTAAGGGCATAGGTTCCCagataaaaaatgtacatattGTACTTGATAGGTTTTTATATGATTAATTCAATTATATAGTATCTTATCAAACAGGTGACGCTAACTGCCACCAAAAGTACAACAAAGGAAAACAAGATGTTCCAAGGCAGCGCTAAAAAACACATTCGATCGGCTCGAAGTGATTAGGTCAGGCCAGAGGACCCTAGATTATAATCCCCCAGAGAGCCCTCAGGATGCACCAGGTACTCAGCTACGAGACGGCGGTGCGGGCCAACAGCTCCCGCGAGTTCCGCGAGTACGTGTCCAAGCGCACTTGTGCCTCCCTGGTCCTAACGATTGCCTTCTTCATGCTGATAACAGGTGAGTGGATCCAGAGGATGCGGATGCACTGCCTGCAACCACAGGACATTCGCTAACGAGTCGCACTTGTTTCGGCAGGATACTTGCTGGGCAATTTCGTGGCCGAGCGCAAGTACCACATACGCCAGATGACAAAGGGCGTGCTAAAGGATGTGGACGCCGAGAGGTCCGTGAAGCTGAATAGCGCCGAGTATGCCAGCCTGCAGGAGCTGCAAACGTACCAGAAGGCCAAGGGCAAGCTGCTGGCCTCCGCCCAGGACCTGGacaagctgcagcagctggaggagaCGGAGCGCTACCTGGCCACCTCGCTGAACACGGAGATCTTCAACAAGTACATCTCCTGCACGCAGGACATCCCACCCAACACGAACATAGCGGCCAGCCAGTTCACGGAGCAGCTGATCGACAATACGGTGGCCAGGCAGCGCCAGTGCATGCGCATCATCCAGGGGGTCATCGACAATCACCTGGCCAACAGCCAGCTCTAGGTGCGGGATTCTAGACGGGATTTACGGTTTAGTGGGCCAACGTTCAGAACTTATCACTTATGTATGTGCTTTTAGGTGTGCTCAATGTGTGTGTTTCCAGCTAACTAGAAGATAACTTTTGTAATTTACAGAACTTTTTATACGTGTCAGCATTAAAAGAAAGGCTATTAATAAATGTGTGGTTAATaacttttcgaaaaaatatttatttagttattaCAGTTCATTATTAAGTTACTATTGCAAAAGTAGTAGAACTGATTACTTAATACTACTGTTACTACTCTCTTTTACTTCTACTTTTACTACTTAgctttaatagatttttattgaTTATATTCACGATACATTGAATTTGCACCCTTAACGGGTAGAAAATGTCCTGCGCTGTTGAAAACCCACTCCTCCAGGGGAACCACATCATCGTCGGAGAACAACAGGAACAGATACTTCAGGGTCGCTCCTAAGAAGAAGGTCCTTTGCACATCGTCCGGTTCCGAGGTTTTGTTATTAACGTCCAAAATACCAGTGTAACCATTGGGTGTCCTGCAGTACTTCTCTATGGCCAGCAGGATCTCATAGCCCCAAAGGCGATACTTTTCATCATGGGTCAGACGCCAGAGTACGAAGTAGCTCTCCACGACTTCTGGTCGCAACATATAGAAGTTTCTCTGGAGGGGAAGGATTTCCTTCTGACTTTTTTCCGTAAAAGCGAAAGTATCCGGACCTAGTCGGGTGGAAGAGTCCCAGAACATGTCATGGCAAGTGTCTGTTATGCCAATGCCGATCTCCGCGTACTTCTCCCAGTGATCCATCGAGGTG is a window of Drosophila biarmipes strain raj3 chromosome 3R, RU_DBia_V1.1, whole genome shotgun sequence DNA encoding:
- the LOC108025114 gene encoding uncharacterized protein LOC108025114: MHQVLSYETAVRANSSREFREYVSKRTCASLVLTIAFFMLITGYLLGNFVAERKYHIRQMTKGVLKDVDAERSVKLNSAEYASLQELQTYQKAKGKLLASAQDLDKLQQLEETERYLATSLNTEIFNKYISCTQDIPPNTNIAASQFTEQLIDNTVARQRQCMRIIQGVIDNHLANSQL